The following coding sequences are from one Verrucomicrobiia bacterium window:
- the ffh gene encoding signal recognition particle protein: MFDSLTGKLQNVFRNLRGMGKISESNVSDSLRDVRMALLDADVNFKVAKDFIESVKEKAIGQQVIQSVQPGQQIIKLIHDEMVTLLGDTNAGLNISGNPANIMMVGLHGSGKTTSSGKLAKLLVKQARLPLLVACDVYRPAAMDQLETLGKQLDIPVFLMRGETDVQKIAKGALEFAKANNRNTLIFDTAGRLQIDEPLVQELVKLRDLIKPQEILLVLDAATGQEAVNVATHFDKALNITGAILTKLDGDARGGAALSLKSVTGKPIKFAGVGEKLDDFEPFHPERMASRILGMGDVVSLVEKAAEAIDEAEAKKLEEKMRKGEFTLEDFLDQLRQMKKMGSLESLVGLLPGGADMVKGADLSKSEKEFRRMEGMICAMTLKERRHPQILNARRRQRIAKGSGVSVAEVNSMLQRFTQMQAMLKKMGKFQKMIGKMGGKLPPGAGGFR; this comes from the coding sequence ATGTTCGATTCGTTGACCGGCAAACTGCAGAATGTTTTTCGCAACCTGCGCGGCATGGGCAAGATCTCGGAGTCCAATGTCTCCGATTCCCTCCGCGATGTACGTATGGCGTTGCTCGACGCCGACGTGAACTTCAAGGTGGCCAAGGACTTCATCGAATCGGTGAAGGAGAAGGCCATCGGCCAGCAGGTCATCCAGAGCGTCCAGCCCGGCCAGCAGATCATCAAGCTCATCCATGATGAGATGGTGACGCTGCTCGGCGATACGAACGCCGGCCTGAATATCAGCGGCAATCCCGCCAACATCATGATGGTGGGTCTGCATGGCTCAGGCAAAACGACTTCCAGCGGCAAGCTCGCGAAACTGCTCGTGAAGCAGGCGCGACTGCCCCTCCTCGTAGCGTGCGACGTGTATCGTCCGGCGGCGATGGATCAGCTCGAGACGCTCGGCAAGCAATTGGACATCCCGGTGTTCCTGATGCGCGGTGAGACGGATGTACAGAAGATCGCGAAAGGTGCGCTGGAATTCGCGAAAGCGAATAATCGCAACACGCTGATCTTCGATACGGCGGGCCGTTTGCAGATCGATGAACCGCTGGTGCAGGAGCTGGTGAAGTTGCGCGATCTGATCAAGCCGCAGGAGATTCTCCTCGTCCTGGATGCCGCGACCGGCCAGGAAGCCGTGAATGTGGCGACGCACTTCGACAAGGCGTTGAACATCACGGGGGCGATCCTCACGAAGTTGGACGGTGATGCGCGCGGCGGTGCGGCGCTGAGCCTCAAGTCCGTCACGGGCAAGCCGATCAAATTCGCGGGCGTGGGTGAGAAGCTAGATGATTTCGAGCCGTTCCATCCGGAACGTATGGCATCGCGCATCTTGGGCATGGGTGACGTGGTGTCACTCGTGGAGAAAGCAGCGGAAGCCATTGATGAAGCCGAGGCGAAGAAGCTGGAAGAGAAGATGCGGAAGGGCGAGTTCACGCTCGAAGACTTCCTGGATCAGCTTCGCCAGATGAAAAAGATGGGTTCGCTGGAATCGCTCGTGGGACTTCTGCCCGGTGGCGCAGACATGGTGAAGGGTGCGGACCTCTCGAAGAGTGAAAAAGAGTTCCGCCGCATGGAGGGCATGATTTGCGCGATGACGTTGAAGGAACGTCGCCATCCGCAAATCCTCAATGCGCGCCGGCGTCAACGCATCGCGAAGGGCAGTGGCGTTTCCGTGGCGGAGGTGAACAGCATGTTGCAACGCTTCACGCAGATGCAAGCGATGCTGAAGAAGATGGGCAAGTTCCAGAAGATGATCGGCAAGATGGGTGGCAAATTGCCGCCGGGTGCCGGTGGTTTCCGGTAA
- a CDS encoding Gfo/Idh/MocA family oxidoreductase translates to MKARLLLALTALIACSFTAAAADLRLGIVGTDTSHVPSFTKILNDPKAKDHVEGAKVVAAFKGGSKDITNSWMRVDKYADEISTQYGVKIYDSIEELCKNVDAVLLESLDGRPHLAQATPVIKAGKPLFIDKPMAASLKDALAIFELAKKHKVPVFSASSLRFGKETIAVRNGSVGKVQSAETTSPAHIDSTHPDLFWYGIHGVESLFTVMGTGCETVERTTTADGKIQVTGTWKGGRKGTFTESKAYGGKAIGEKGESPVGKYDGYAALVKEIVPFFQTGKAPVPMEETIEILAFMEAADASKAAGGKPVKIADIIKAAKKK, encoded by the coding sequence ATGAAAGCCCGCCTTCTTCTTGCCTTAACTGCACTCATCGCCTGTTCCTTCACCGCTGCTGCCGCTGATCTGCGTCTCGGCATCGTCGGCACGGACACCTCGCATGTGCCTTCTTTCACCAAGATCCTGAACGATCCCAAAGCCAAGGATCATGTGGAGGGTGCGAAGGTCGTGGCCGCCTTCAAGGGCGGCAGCAAGGACATCACGAACAGCTGGATGCGCGTGGACAAATACGCGGATGAGATCTCTACCCAATACGGTGTGAAGATCTACGACAGCATCGAGGAACTCTGCAAGAACGTGGACGCGGTATTGCTCGAGAGCCTTGATGGCCGCCCGCACCTCGCCCAGGCCACGCCAGTCATCAAGGCGGGCAAACCCCTTTTCATCGACAAGCCGATGGCGGCTTCCTTGAAGGATGCCTTGGCCATCTTTGAACTGGCCAAGAAACACAAGGTGCCGGTGTTCAGCGCGTCCTCGTTGCGTTTCGGCAAGGAGACCATCGCCGTGCGCAATGGCAGCGTCGGCAAGGTGCAGAGCGCAGAAACGACCAGCCCAGCGCACATTGATTCTACACATCCTGATCTTTTCTGGTATGGCATCCATGGCGTGGAATCCCTCTTCACGGTGATGGGCACCGGTTGCGAAACCGTAGAGCGCACCACCACGGCCGATGGCAAGATCCAGGTGACCGGCACGTGGAAGGGTGGTCGCAAAGGCACCTTCACGGAGAGCAAGGCTTACGGCGGCAAAGCCATCGGTGAAAAAGGCGAGAGCCCCGTGGGTAAATATGATGGCTACGCCGCGCTCGTGAAGGAGATCGTGCCCTTCTTCCAGACTGGCAAAGCACCCGTCCCGATGGAAGAGACGATCGAGATTCTGGCCTTCATGGAAGCTGCAGATGCCAGCAAGGCCGCCGGTGGCAAGCCGGTGAAGATCGCGGACATCATCAAGGCGGCGAAGAAGAAGTGA
- a CDS encoding alpha/beta hydrolase-fold protein translates to MTQHTITSASGEYTRTLWLVPGPSDETHPLCVILDAEIYLGNMKALPVLTELMSSGAIPQMTCVFVSHVNMEARHANFTCDDVYTKFIAEEVVAWAKARNAKIETGDHLICGVSLSGLASAYAVLKFPTVFSRALCQSGSFWWLQGKQLDWPRTNGKFWLSVGDKETAKGLTHAPSGLRQEITQIEGVQNGARLLESLGGTVTYSLHEGAHATGPWREELPKALGWLMGK, encoded by the coding sequence ATGACTCAACACACGATCACCAGTGCCTCGGGCGAGTACACACGTACGTTGTGGCTCGTGCCGGGGCCGAGCGATGAAACGCATCCTTTGTGCGTGATCCTCGATGCAGAGATCTATCTGGGGAACATGAAAGCCCTGCCAGTCCTCACGGAATTGATGAGCAGCGGCGCGATCCCACAGATGACGTGTGTGTTTGTCTCGCACGTGAACATGGAAGCGCGGCACGCGAATTTCACGTGTGATGATGTTTATACAAAATTCATCGCGGAAGAAGTGGTGGCGTGGGCGAAGGCGCGGAATGCGAAGATCGAAACGGGCGATCACTTGATCTGCGGCGTGAGCTTGAGCGGTTTGGCGAGTGCGTATGCGGTGTTAAAATTTCCGACGGTGTTTTCGCGGGCGTTGTGTCAGTCAGGTTCCTTCTGGTGGTTGCAGGGCAAGCAACTGGATTGGCCGCGCACGAACGGAAAATTCTGGCTCAGCGTGGGGGATAAGGAAACAGCGAAGGGATTGACGCATGCACCAAGCGGCTTACGGCAGGAGATCACGCAGATCGAGGGGGTGCAAAACGGCGCGCGGCTTTTGGAATCACTGGGCGGCACGGTGACATACAGCCTGCATGAAGGGGCTCATGCCACGGGCCCATGGCGGGAGGAACTGCCGAAGGCGTTGGGGTGGTTGATGGGGAAATAA
- a CDS encoding glucose-6-phosphate isomerase: MNKTNEQLWQRFQQHYTEFPSIGLSLDLSRMNFADDYFSRMSAPIQGAFKAMAELEKGAIANPDEKRMVGHYWLRNSDLAPNAELKKEIDDTLKAVKDFAGVVHRGETRGANGAFKNVLIIGIGGSALGPQFVANALSQPKADKLRPFFFDNTDPDGIDKVLAQLDGQLGQTLAVVISKSGGTKETRNGMSEARAAYTRAGLKFEDHAVAVTGVGSELDKVATNGYWLRRFPMWDWVGGRTSELSAVGLLPAALQGLDIDGLLAGAKACDTVTRSTDVKANPAAQLALIWKYIDTGATTKDMVILPYKDRLELFSKYLQQLIMESLGKEHDLNGKVVNQGIAVYGNKGSTDQHAYVQQLRDGRHNFFVTFVQVLKDRDGQSLFVEPNVTSGDYLQGFLLGTRTALFEKDRESITLTVKDCSAFSIGVLIALYERAVGYYATLANINAYHQPGVESGKKAATAVLNIQTKLIQYFMDNRGKGWTVQQLAEGISAQNDIETVFHIVEHLAANPERSIRKTTGATPFASTYLLA, translated from the coding sequence ATGAACAAGACGAACGAGCAGCTTTGGCAGCGTTTCCAGCAGCATTACACAGAGTTTCCCAGCATCGGCCTCTCCCTCGATCTGAGCCGCATGAACTTTGCGGACGATTATTTCTCCCGCATGAGCGCGCCCATCCAAGGCGCTTTCAAAGCGATGGCAGAACTCGAGAAAGGCGCCATTGCCAATCCCGATGAGAAGCGCATGGTGGGTCACTACTGGCTGCGCAATTCCGATCTCGCGCCGAACGCCGAGTTGAAGAAGGAGATCGATGACACGCTCAAGGCCGTGAAAGATTTCGCCGGGGTCGTTCATCGCGGTGAAACGCGCGGTGCCAATGGTGCGTTCAAGAACGTGCTCATCATCGGCATCGGCGGTTCCGCGCTCGGACCGCAATTCGTCGCCAACGCCCTCAGCCAGCCGAAGGCCGACAAACTGCGCCCGTTCTTCTTCGATAACACCGATCCCGATGGCATCGACAAAGTCCTCGCGCAACTCGATGGCCAGCTCGGTCAGACGCTCGCCGTCGTCATCTCGAAATCAGGCGGCACCAAGGAAACGCGCAACGGCATGTCCGAGGCGCGCGCAGCTTACACCCGTGCGGGATTGAAATTTGAAGACCACGCCGTGGCCGTCACGGGTGTCGGCTCGGAACTCGATAAAGTCGCCACGAATGGTTACTGGCTGCGCCGCTTCCCCATGTGGGATTGGGTGGGCGGCCGCACGAGCGAGCTTTCTGCCGTGGGCCTTTTGCCCGCCGCACTGCAAGGCCTCGATATCGATGGCCTCCTCGCCGGTGCCAAGGCTTGCGATACCGTCACCCGCTCCACCGATGTGAAGGCGAATCCCGCCGCGCAACTCGCGCTCATCTGGAAATACATCGACACCGGTGCCACGACGAAGGACATGGTCATCCTGCCTTACAAGGACCGTCTCGAGCTGTTCTCCAAGTATCTGCAACAGCTCATCATGGAATCGCTCGGCAAGGAGCATGATCTCAATGGCAAAGTCGTGAACCAGGGCATCGCCGTGTATGGCAACAAAGGTTCCACCGATCAGCACGCGTATGTGCAACAGCTTCGCGACGGCCGTCACAATTTCTTCGTGACCTTCGTGCAAGTGCTGAAAGATCGCGATGGCCAATCCCTCTTCGTGGAGCCGAACGTGACGTCAGGTGATTATCTGCAAGGCTTCCTGCTCGGCACGCGCACCGCGCTCTTCGAGAAAGACCGCGAATCCATCACACTCACCGTGAAGGATTGCTCGGCCTTCAGCATCGGTGTGCTCATCGCGCTGTATGAACGAGCTGTCGGCTACTACGCCACGCTCGCAAACATCAACGCCTACCACCAGCCAGGCGTGGAATCCGGCAAGAAAGCCGCGACCGCTGTGCTGAACATCCAGACGAAGCTCATCCAATACTTCATGGATAACCGCGGCAAAGGCTGGACCGTGCAGCAGCTTGCGGAAGGCATCAGCGCGCAGAACGACATCGAGACCGTCTTCCACATCGTGGAACATCTCGCCGCGAATCCCGAACGCAGCATCCGCAAGACCACTGGCGCGACACCGTTTGCTTCTACCTATCTGCTGGCGTAA
- a CDS encoding sigma-70 family RNA polymerase sigma factor, whose amino-acid sequence MADETLDIAACLQRVRARDEEAARQLVAHLYPLVIKIVRAHLPRRMAEEDLAQEIFLKMFANLDQYRGAVPFEHWVSRVAVSTCLDSLRFHKRRPELRWADLNETEAEVLDAVIQSENEPHPSQTMAANELVGKLLDCLGPEDRLVIQLLDLEEKSVAEISELTGWGASMVKVRAFRARAKLRKHLAELERGKKK is encoded by the coding sequence ATGGCTGATGAGACGCTAGATATAGCGGCCTGCCTCCAGCGTGTCCGGGCGAGGGATGAAGAGGCCGCGCGACAGTTGGTGGCGCATCTTTATCCCTTGGTGATCAAGATCGTGCGGGCGCACCTGCCTCGTCGGATGGCGGAAGAAGATCTGGCCCAAGAGATTTTTTTGAAGATGTTCGCGAATCTGGACCAGTATCGCGGGGCAGTGCCCTTCGAGCATTGGGTATCGCGGGTGGCGGTGAGCACGTGTCTGGATTCGTTGCGATTCCATAAGCGGCGACCGGAACTCCGCTGGGCGGACTTGAACGAGACGGAAGCGGAAGTGCTGGACGCGGTGATCCAGAGCGAGAACGAACCGCATCCATCGCAGACGATGGCGGCGAATGAACTGGTGGGCAAACTGCTCGATTGTCTGGGGCCCGAAGACCGTTTGGTGATCCAGTTGCTGGACTTGGAAGAGAAGTCGGTGGCCGAGATCAGCGAACTGACGGGTTGGGGTGCCTCAATGGTGAAAGTCCGGGCTTTCCGGGCACGGGCAAAATTGCGAAAACATCTCGCCGAGCTCGAGCGGGGTAAAAAGAAGTGA
- the nrdR gene encoding transcriptional regulator NrdR, producing the protein MRCPKCAVQEDKVIDSRSSREGSTIRRRRECLGCGHRFTTYEEIERARLMVIKHDGRREEFSREKLFSGIQMACRKLAVPSDKIEALVDRIAEDITDKYEHEVPSMAVGERVMEGLRELDHVAYVRFASVYRGFQEATDFVQAVKKLEVRHDTATFRLPGL; encoded by the coding sequence ATGCGCTGTCCGAAGTGCGCCGTCCAAGAAGATAAGGTGATTGATTCGCGGTCCTCCCGCGAAGGCTCTACTATCCGCCGACGCCGCGAATGTCTTGGCTGCGGACACCGCTTCACTACCTACGAGGAGATCGAACGCGCCCGGCTCATGGTGATCAAGCACGATGGGCGTCGCGAAGAGTTCTCCCGGGAGAAGCTCTTCTCCGGCATCCAAATGGCATGCCGGAAATTGGCCGTGCCCTCAGACAAAATCGAGGCCTTAGTGGATCGCATCGCCGAGGATATCACGGACAAGTATGAGCATGAGGTGCCGTCCATGGCCGTGGGTGAGCGGGTGATGGAAGGATTGCGCGAGCTCGACCACGTGGCCTACGTACGCTTTGCCAGTGTTTACCGTGGATTTCAGGAAGCCACGGATTTCGTTCAGGCCGTTAAAAAATTGGAGGTGCGACATGATACAGCTACGTTCCGATTGCCTGGTCTTTAA
- a CDS encoding ankyrin repeat domain-containing protein produces the protein MWWLILRVRGSAMNNDEQLVVAINAGDAGQVKELIAQGANVNAKHEDKEGYSNRTPLMHAAMGGHLEIVKQLLAAGADHKAKDRFIMPSEGGGETPLHHAIRGKHHEVVRALIAAGAKVNSKSGGDTALRVAVGKGDAKLVQTLLESGANPNGHKDGFTAMGGAVMNNRVEIARLLLGMGADPDYQDPNFQESYLMEAAAHGKIGIVKALLEAKANVHLRDDTGCTALMKATEGGKLEQIDIKDMAQYQDDPRLVGSSTLRTNKHADEIVELILKAGADVNARTPSGWSPLMFAMAAPPDRTAVINILRKAGSDEVNLDWLPVIEALEEKKPWKEVEPMYLKVKNPNVRMYQGGMILSMISNEEEEARAIRVMVEHGADPNLGAEESNDGDCFLSKAVYLEDEELVRWLIRKGANPNLNDRRGKNILAESYKLEKMLPVIQEEMKEVFRGAPAKEPAPPDFSEAATAPKFQEHVARLAKKLKAEPKPVFDDRAGGVSLAASKEAIDELLIKEQFTLRCKGVYLLALDHDRTRLGLLPTNSWAKAVAFMQTSAPNDSLTNSAIIRRLQEIELEFPFVITGAGADFIAGRFTEALKNSKKVAQLFYDLCPDFVDQGAGTVANAATQLKKAKQFFLWWD, from the coding sequence TTGTGGTGGCTGATTCTGCGAGTTAGGGGTTCAGCCATGAACAATGACGAGCAACTGGTGGTCGCCATCAATGCTGGGGATGCGGGACAAGTGAAGGAACTCATCGCCCAAGGAGCCAATGTTAACGCCAAGCACGAAGATAAAGAAGGGTATTCCAACCGAACGCCTTTGATGCATGCGGCGATGGGGGGACATCTGGAGATCGTGAAGCAGCTGCTGGCGGCGGGGGCGGATCACAAGGCGAAGGACCGCTTCATCATGCCGAGCGAGGGCGGTGGGGAGACACCGCTGCATCATGCGATCCGTGGGAAGCATCATGAGGTGGTGAGGGCATTGATCGCGGCGGGGGCCAAGGTGAATTCGAAGTCAGGTGGAGATACGGCGTTGAGGGTGGCGGTAGGCAAAGGAGATGCTAAGTTGGTGCAAACGCTGCTGGAGAGCGGAGCGAATCCGAATGGGCACAAGGACGGTTTCACAGCGATGGGTGGAGCGGTGATGAACAATAGAGTGGAAATCGCGCGGTTGCTTTTGGGGATGGGAGCCGATCCGGATTATCAGGATCCTAATTTTCAAGAGAGTTATCTCATGGAAGCAGCGGCACATGGGAAGATCGGCATCGTGAAGGCGTTGCTGGAGGCCAAGGCGAATGTACATCTGCGGGATGATACGGGATGCACAGCCCTGATGAAGGCGACGGAGGGTGGGAAGCTGGAGCAGATCGACATCAAAGACATGGCGCAATATCAGGATGATCCACGGCTGGTGGGTTCTTCGACCTTGCGCACAAACAAGCATGCCGATGAGATAGTGGAATTGATCCTCAAAGCGGGAGCGGATGTGAACGCACGCACGCCATCGGGTTGGTCCCCGTTGATGTTTGCCATGGCGGCACCACCGGACCGGACGGCGGTGATCAATATTCTTCGCAAGGCGGGATCGGATGAGGTGAATCTGGACTGGTTGCCGGTCATCGAGGCTTTGGAAGAGAAGAAGCCGTGGAAAGAGGTCGAACCGATGTATCTTAAGGTGAAGAATCCTAATGTGCGAATGTATCAAGGAGGGATGATTCTTTCCATGATAAGTAATGAGGAGGAAGAAGCGAGGGCTATCAGGGTGATGGTAGAGCACGGGGCTGATCCGAATTTGGGAGCAGAAGAGTCGAATGACGGAGATTGTTTTTTGAGCAAGGCGGTTTATTTGGAGGATGAGGAGTTGGTACGGTGGCTGATCCGCAAAGGGGCGAATCCCAACCTGAATGACCGGCGCGGCAAGAACATCCTGGCGGAATCATACAAACTGGAAAAGATGCTGCCGGTGATCCAGGAGGAGATGAAGGAAGTGTTCAGAGGAGCACCAGCCAAGGAGCCAGCGCCACCTGATTTCAGCGAGGCAGCAACAGCACCGAAATTTCAAGAGCACGTGGCGCGTTTGGCCAAGAAGTTGAAGGCGGAGCCGAAACCGGTTTTCGATGATCGGGCGGGAGGAGTTTCCCTAGCGGCTTCGAAAGAAGCGATCGATGAGCTGCTCATCAAAGAGCAGTTCACGCTACGATGCAAAGGAGTCTACTTGCTGGCGCTGGATCATGATCGCACGCGGTTGGGGTTGTTGCCGACGAATTCATGGGCGAAGGCGGTAGCGTTCATGCAGACGAGTGCGCCGAACGATTCGCTGACGAACTCGGCAATCATTCGGCGATTGCAGGAGATCGAGCTGGAGTTTCCGTTTGTGATAACGGGAGCGGGTGCAGATTTCATCGCGGGGCGTTTCACGGAAGCCTTAAAGAACAGCAAGAAGGTGGCGCAGCTATTTTATGATCTGTGTCCGGATTTTGTGGATCAAGGGGCGGGGACAGTGGCAAATGCGGCGACGCAGTTGAAGAAAGCGAAGCAGTTCTTTTTGTGGTGGGATTAG
- a CDS encoding LemA family protein, whose protein sequence is MVALLIALGVLLGIALIIGLYIMGVYNGLVKLRQAVRNAWSQIDVQLKRRHDLIPNLVNTVKGYATHEKSTLDAVISARAKATSVNVTAGTAERMKAEGELSSALSRLLMVTENYPALKADKQFIMLQEELTSTENRVAFARQYYNDSAQQHNVAVQTFPAVLIAGMLGFKEEPFFEAPAEAKNAPTVQF, encoded by the coding sequence ATGGTAGCGTTATTAATAGCCTTGGGAGTGTTGCTGGGCATCGCCCTCATCATCGGACTTTACATCATGGGCGTTTACAATGGGCTCGTGAAACTGCGACAGGCCGTGCGCAATGCGTGGTCGCAGATCGATGTGCAGCTCAAGCGCCGCCATGACCTGATCCCGAATCTGGTCAACACGGTGAAAGGCTACGCCACACACGAAAAGTCCACGCTGGACGCCGTGATCAGTGCTCGGGCGAAAGCTACGAGCGTGAATGTCACCGCTGGCACGGCCGAGCGGATGAAGGCAGAAGGGGAGCTTAGCTCCGCGCTGTCACGCTTGCTGATGGTCACGGAGAATTATCCGGCGCTGAAGGCGGACAAGCAGTTCATCATGCTCCAGGAAGAGCTGACCAGCACGGAGAACCGCGTGGCCTTTGCCCGCCAGTATTACAATGACAGCGCGCAACAGCATAACGTGGCGGTGCAGACCTTTCCGGCGGTGCTGATCGCGGGCATGCTGGGCTTCAAGGAAGAGCCGTTCTTCGAAGCGCCTGCTGAGGCGAAGAACGCGCCGACAGTGCAGTTCTAA
- a CDS encoding VCBS repeat-containing protein, producing the protein MFQRVFCPTAIAALALVTSVSAADKKSSFERIQVTDVFWSEGAHYGDFNKDGKMDICAGPYWYAGPDFKQRHEYTKPPEKNYDGAKSYSDYFLSYAYDFDNDGWTDILVYSWPGKDTSWYRNPQNKGGEWVKSVIFDVTDGESPDFADVTGDGKPEILAYTGGQLGFAEIDWKNPTAKAKFWPISAKDDKKYFRYYHGYGAGDINGDDKADILDKEGWFEQPKDFRKGEQWTQHKFNFVPTGMRGGAQMLCYDVNGDKLNDVITSWDGHGYGLAWYEQVRENGQISFKEHILVNTKETDNPQGVKFTQIHALVAADMNGDGLKDFVTGKRFWAHGPGKDAEPDAAAVIYWFELKRKGKTAEFIPHLVDDNSGVGTQITVGDLNGDKKMDVLSSNKKGVHVFLQKK; encoded by the coding sequence ATGTTCCAACGTGTTTTTTGCCCGACTGCCATCGCCGCTTTGGCCTTGGTCACAAGTGTTTCTGCTGCCGACAAGAAAAGCTCCTTTGAACGCATCCAAGTAACGGATGTGTTCTGGTCCGAGGGCGCGCATTACGGAGATTTTAACAAGGACGGCAAGATGGACATCTGCGCCGGGCCATACTGGTATGCGGGTCCGGACTTCAAGCAGCGTCACGAATACACGAAGCCGCCGGAGAAAAATTACGATGGAGCCAAGAGCTACTCGGATTACTTCCTGAGCTACGCGTATGATTTCGATAATGACGGTTGGACGGACATCCTCGTCTATTCCTGGCCGGGCAAGGACACCTCGTGGTATCGCAATCCGCAGAACAAGGGCGGCGAGTGGGTGAAGAGCGTGATCTTCGACGTGACGGATGGTGAATCACCTGACTTCGCGGATGTGACGGGTGATGGCAAACCAGAGATCCTCGCTTACACCGGCGGGCAACTGGGCTTCGCGGAGATCGATTGGAAGAATCCTACGGCCAAGGCGAAGTTCTGGCCCATCTCGGCGAAGGACGATAAAAAATATTTCCGCTATTACCACGGCTACGGCGCAGGTGACATCAATGGCGACGACAAGGCGGACATCCTGGACAAAGAAGGCTGGTTCGAGCAGCCGAAGGATTTCCGTAAAGGCGAGCAGTGGACGCAGCACAAGTTCAACTTCGTGCCCACCGGCATGCGCGGCGGCGCGCAGATGCTTTGCTACGATGTGAATGGTGACAAACTGAACGATGTGATCACGAGCTGGGACGGTCACGGCTATGGCCTCGCGTGGTATGAGCAGGTGCGTGAGAACGGCCAGATCAGCTTCAAGGAACACATCCTCGTGAACACGAAGGAAACGGATAATCCGCAAGGCGTGAAATTCACCCAGATCCACGCACTCGTGGCAGCGGATATGAACGGCGACGGCTTGAAAGATTTCGTCACCGGCAAACGCTTCTGGGCGCATGGCCCGGGCAAAGACGCGGAACCGGATGCGGCAGCGGTTATCTATTGGTTCGAGCTGAAGCGCAAGGGCAAGACCGCGGAGTTCATCCCGCACCTCGTGGATGACAATTCCGGCGTGGGCACACAGATCACCGTGGGCGATCTGAACGGAGACAAGAAGATGGATGTGCTCTCCAGTAACAAGAAGGGCGTGCACGTGTTCCTGCAGAAGAAGTGA
- a CDS encoding GNAT family N-acetyltransferase: protein METNLKTAFIDAIDAGQSLPEALREHVAEVSDLEEHQFDRSYIEFLDEQIGLSPRGPEWTERLKRRRAALSPYCDVVLIRGNVRTLEHDYYVEIYPETKAVIHWEDYIASINFTSVISTDFDTLLVLRIAAMRESLERVGRFDPERARIRLQNSFYPEHTQFILWEGERVGFYTFRLLADGFHLDHLYVHPSHQSRGIGSQVMKRLIAQADAAQKAIHVGALRGSESNRFYQQHGFVPVREEEWDIYYVRECGVKRTN from the coding sequence GTGGAAACGAATTTAAAGACCGCTTTCATTGATGCGATAGATGCTGGCCAGTCTCTGCCAGAGGCTCTGCGTGAGCACGTGGCGGAAGTTTCTGATTTGGAAGAGCATCAATTCGACAGATCGTATATCGAATTTCTGGATGAGCAGATTGGTTTAAGCCCGCGCGGGCCAGAGTGGACGGAGAGATTGAAGCGGAGACGTGCGGCATTGTCCCCATATTGTGATGTTGTATTGATTCGCGGAAATGTACGCACGCTTGAGCATGATTATTACGTGGAAATTTATCCGGAGACGAAAGCGGTGATTCATTGGGAGGATTATATCGCAAGCATCAATTTTACATCTGTTATTTCCACAGACTTCGACACTCTCCTCGTTCTCCGCATCGCGGCGATGCGGGAGAGTTTGGAGCGGGTGGGGAGATTTGATCCGGAGCGGGCGCGGATTCGTTTGCAGAATTCTTTTTATCCGGAGCATACCCAGTTCATTTTGTGGGAAGGCGAGCGCGTGGGGTTCTACACGTTTCGACTGTTGGCGGATGGGTTTCATCTGGATCATCTGTATGTGCATCCGTCGCACCAATCGCGCGGGATCGGCTCGCAAGTGATGAAGCGGTTGATCGCACAGGCGGATGCGGCGCAAAAAGCGATTCATGTGGGGGCGTTGCGCGGGAGTGAGTCGAACCGGTTTTATCAGCAGCATGGTTTCGTGCCGGTGCGTGAGGAGGAGTGGGATATCTATTATGTGCGTGAGTGTGGTGTGAAGCGTACGAACTAG